TAGGATTTTTCGGAAAAGGTAAAATGGTTCCGGAATTCGAAGAAGTTGCATTCGCAATGGAAGTTGATGAAATCAGCGGTCCTGTAGAAACGAGTCACGGTTTCCACATTATCCACGTCACGGATAAAAAAGAAGCAAAAGAAGCTTCACTTGAAGATTCAAAAGAGCAAATTAAAGACGCTATTTTCGAGGAAAAAATGAACACAGAATACGAAGCCTTAATGGGCGAATTGAAAGAGAAGTACAAAGTTGAAAATACTTTGACTGAAAAAGAAGGAAAATAAGTCAGCGTTTAAAGGAAAAGCTTTCGGGCTTTTCCTTTTTTTATTGGGGAATTAGCCTGTAATATAATGGGTTCAGAGTTTATTACCGTTGCTCTATGGTTTATTCCCGTAACGACGCTCGTTCATCCAGTATCGCCCGGGTTTGCTCCCGTAACTCAATCGTTTATTCCCGCAACAGGATCCAGCGCGATTTTATTCCCGTAACGACACTCGTTATTCCCGTATCGTCCGGGTTTGCTCCCGTAACTCAATCGTTTATTCCCGCAACAGGATCCAGCGCGATTTTATTCCCGTAACGACGCTCGTTATTCCCGTATCGCCCGGGTTTGCTCCCGTAACTCAATCGCTTATTCCCGCAACGGGATTACGCGGTTATTTATTACCGGGATTCGACACGTTATGATCGTTGCGCAAATTTCGATTCCCTCTTTTTCAGAACCAATAGATGCACAGCGAACATCACAGTTATAAGCCCCATCGAAACAATCCAACTCACGATTATTTTCGCCTCATCATTAATCGATGTAAAATTGAACGCTATCTGCGGCGCGAACAGTAAAACGGGAACCACAATGGCTATCCACTGATTTAACCAAACGGCCCCAACAACAAATATTAATGCACAAATAATCGCTATGACAATATTCATCTTCGGCGACGCTACATACAATGGTTCGATAAAAAACGTGCTTGAAAGAGCCACTACGATAAACAATAGCATGACAAACGTGACTGCGAAAAATGCCGTAAAAAATAATTTCTTACCGGTCCACTCCTTTTTCGCCATATTTCTAAACAATGCCCAGTAAATAATTAGCGATACCATCCCCACAGCCGGCACCCCGATTAGCTGGATGATATTCACTTCAAATGCACCGTTTATCGCACTGCCCATCACCGAATACGCCACAATAATTAGCCCAATAAACGGAACACACTTCAACCAAGCCGCATAATCATTCGTCATCTCTTTCTCCAACGACTCCATGTACGCTACCGGCGATCCTGCCGTAATACTCTCAACACTTTTCCCGCGACTTTCAAGTTCCGCAAGATGATCTTCCAGCTCCCCCGTAACCTCGACAATTTCCTGTTCATTTTTCCCCGATGTGAACAAATACAGCCGAACGTTTTTGACAAACTCATCACTTCTCTTTGATAGCTTCATGATGCTCCCCCTCCCTTTCCATCAGCAAATCAACGCCTGTTGAAAGCTCTTTCCAACGGGCTTTAAAACTTTCGAGCTCTGTTCTTCCTTCTGGAGTCAGCGAATAATACTTCCGTCTCGGTCCGTTCGGAGATGGACGCATCGCGGTCGATACGAACCCTTCTTTTTGCATCCGCAGAAGCACGGGATAGATGCTTCCCTCACTGACCATCGTTAATCCGAATGTCCCCAATCGCTCAATCATTTCGTACCCATACGTTTCCCCTTTGCTGATGACTGCAAGAAGGCAGCCTTCTAAAACTCCTTTTAACATCTGACTTGATGAAGCCATCCAGTTCCACCTCCACATCGCTATCTTGTAATACATACTAGCAGGCATAAATAAATATGTCTACTAGTTTGTATAACAAGATAGCCAACAAAAAAATCGACTCCAACCAGAGTCGATTTTCTACAATTATGCTTCTAAATGTTTCAATGCTTTCGCGACTTTCACTGTACGTTTCGCTTGGTGTTGAACCGCTGCTTTAATCGCTGCTTCATCATCGGCCATTTTGCCGTCTTGACCGACAGTTACACTTGTTCCATATGGATTTCCGCCAGCCGCATAAGCAACCGGATCTGTATATCCTGGTGCTGCTACAATCGCGCCCCAGTGGTACATCGTTGTATATAACGAAAGAATCGTTGCTTCTTGTCCTCCGTGTGGATTTTGTGCGGATGACATTGCGCTCACTGCTTTATTCGCAAGCTTGCCTTGTGCCCAAGATCCGCCTGTCGTATCCAAGAAGTTCTTCATTTGCCCAGGCATATTTCCGAAACGCGTCGGCACGCTAAAAATGATGGCGTCTGCCCACTCAAGATCTGCAGGCGTCACTTCCGGAACATCTTTCGTTGCTTCAACGTGCGCTTTCCAACCCGCATTTGAATCGATTGCAGCTTGTGGTGCTGTCTCAGGCGCTTTCAATACTCTTACTTCTGAACCCGCTTCACTCGCTGCTTCTTCTGCCCACTGTGCAAGTTGATAGTTTGTACCACCCGAACTGTAATAAACGATTGCTGTTTTTAAATTTGACAAATCATCCATCTCCTTTGTACTTGTGTTCCCGAATAGTCTATATAAGTAACCCATATTTATTCACCCACCAGAGGAATTTGATTTAGAACTGGCTTCGGTACCAATCCGCTGCGACAGCAACTTCGGAACCCGTTAACGTATGCCCGTTCATCTCCCAGTGTACCGTTGTCTTTGCGCCAGCACCTCTTAAAAGCTCATCCAATTCCTCGGATTCCGCAGCGGGACAAATCGGATCATTTTTCCCCGCGGCGATAAACACCGGAACCTCGGATAGATTCGGCATCTGAATCCCGCGTAACGGAACCATCGGATGATGCAAACTTGCGCCTTTTAACGAATCATCATAATGGAACAATAAACTTGCCGCGATATTGGCACCGTTCGAATAACCGAATGCTACGATATTCGAGCGATCAAAGCCGTGTTCACTTGCAGCTTTATCTAGAAAGTCATGAAGCTCCTTCGTGCGAAAAATCAAATCTTCCTCATCAAATACACCTTCCGAGAGACGACGGAAAAATCGCGGCATGCCATTTTCCGATACATTCCCACGCACACTCAATACTGAAGCTTCCGGATCAATCATCTCCGCAAGCGGCAATAAATCCTGTTCTGTCCCGCCTGTACCATGCAATAATAATAAAACTGGTTTCGACGCATCGCTACCTTGTTTAAAAATATGCTTCAAGTTTCATTCCTCCTTACAATTCTTTTCCCATATAGTTCAAAAAACAAACTATCTCGAATTCAAGGTAATGTTATCAAACCAGATTCACATTGTCAAAAAGGTTGTTTCATTCAAAATTGGAAAATCGCCAATATTGCCATGCGATAACCCCGGACATCCAAGCAAGACCCTTGCTCCTGCTTAAATGGATGGTTCGCCATTCGCTTCCTTCCCCGCGAGCGATATAAATTTCGTGATGAGGTGCTTGATCATGAAAACCTGTCATATCAAACGTGCCGTCGCGCCTGAAAACAGCCCGCACTTCATAATCGACAGTTGGCGCGGTAACGAGCGGATTGCCGACAGCATGCGTCAATAGAAAACCGACTTCTCCCGGTTGATGTTCGCTTTTTTCTAACACGATACCATCGCTTGAAGCGACTCCGTCTTCACGGACTCTTCCAGAACGGTCATAGGCAATCGTACGACCAATATCTTTCGTAAACGTCATTGATCGGTGATTAGGATAATCGAGATTCACATTGACACATGTACGATACTTTTCACTTTCTGGTTGAAAATCTCTGCCGTCGCCTTTAAAAACATGATTTTTCGACAACAAATTTGGATTGACAACAAACTCTTCAGTTAAAAATGTAGCATAGCGAAATTTCCAATAATCTACGTTTTTACGATGGTTCCTCTTTAAGACAGGGACTAATAAGAGCCTCGGCTTCGCAATTAATTTCGATACGGTATAACGCTCCATAGCTGGTTCTGAACTGGCTGAGGCTTGATTAAACCTCTCGAATACATTCGATAGAATCGATTTACTTCGGCTCATTCGCTCCTCAGATTTTTCTAGCGGCCGCTTCGAATGAATCCGATATGTATAGGGTTCATCTAACGAGAAGTCGCGGTCAATATAGCGATTCCCTTTCACCGTCTGCATATAAATGCCGTTCCGATAAATTTCATAGGTGTCGACATCTTTTATTTCCTCCCACGATAAAGCAATTTGCGACTTTGCGACGATGGTCGTCATCACAAGAAACTGGAGTGGATTTTCAGGATTTCGTTGTTCGGCAAATGCCGAAGTTTGCAGTGCGATGACATCTACAACTACATCATCGATAAGTCGTTCGATTGAATAATTGTACATTTTCGCGTGTTTAAAATTACCATCGCAAAACTCCGCGACAGTCCCTTCATAGAGGAGTTCCTCGTCTCTGTAAACTTGATAAATTCCACCGACATCCTTCCAAGTGAAGGAGATTAAGTCATGCTTATGTGTTACGGTTTCTACTTCGAAAAGGATATTATTGTCCATACAAAAAGCCACACTCCCTCTTAAAGGAAGTGTGGCGTATTTTAAAGTTTGCTATACGTCTTTACTTACATTTCAACGCCGGTCAACGCAAGCGTGATGCGACCTTTGATATTTCGTGTCGTTTCTTCTATATTTTCACCATTTGTAATTGCTGAAATGATCGCGACTCCCGATGCGCCGGCATGTATGACCTTGCTCGCTTTTCCCTCAGTGATCCCACCGATTCCCACGAGGCACAAGCCGGGAAGATGCGAGACGATCTCCTCGACAAGTTCCGTCCCTACTGCGGGTCCGGCATCCTCTTTAGAATCAGTGTCAAATAATGGACCGACGCCGACGTAATTCGCTCCTGCGTCTGATGCGGCTAATGCTTCATTTACCGAATTTGTTGAAACGCCGAGAATTTTGTCCTTGCCGATTTTCGAACGCACTTCTGAAACGACACCGTCATCTTGCCCGATATGAACGCCGTCTGCGCCGATTTCAAGCGCTAAATTAACATCGTCATTAACAATGAATGGCACCTTGTATTCTTCGCATAGCGCTTTACATTGTTCCGCAAGTTCTTTTAATTCGGCACCGACGCGCGCGCCTTCCCCTTTTTCTCGGAGTTGGAAAGCGGTGATACCGCCTTTTAACGCCCCTTCAAGTACTGCAAGCGGATCTCTTTCGCCTATGTTTGGTGTCCCCATTACAAAGTATAATTGTAGTTTGCTTTTATCCAATGATCGCAACCCCTTCTATAAGTTTCTCGTTTTTGATCCGATGGCCATACGCCCAATGATTTGTTGGCCCATGACCTCCGCCGATAGTTAGACCATCTTCAATTGCCGCATGGATAAAATGCTTTGCGGAAACGACCGCATCTTCTAGTTTTTCCCCATTCGCTAGAAACGCCGACAACGCGGCTGCGTAGGTGCATCCTGTTCCATGTGTGTCTTTAGTGTTTACCCAAGATGAGCGAACTGAAAACTTTGTGCCTACTTTCGACATAAACACATCTTCAGCAAAGGCTGCATCCTGACGATGGCCGCCCTTGATGACAACAGCCTTCGCGCCTAAGGCTAGTATATGCCCCGCTGCCGCTTCTATGTCTTTATCCGTTTTGATGGTCAATCCCGTTAAAACTTCAGCTTCCGGGATATTCGGTGTGACAACAGCCGCTAACGGTAGAAGGACAGACTTCAATGCCTCTACTGCCTCATCGTGGAGTAAGGAGGCCCCCCCTTTGGCAATCATGACTGGATCGACAACAAGGGGTATTCCAGTATCCCGTATCGAATCGGCAACTGCATGAATAATTTCAGCCGAAAATAACATGCCCGTTTTGATAGCTTTCACTGTAAAATCTTCTGTAACTGCTTTTATTTGCGCGGAAATAATCTTTGGTTCCATTGCTTGAATTGCTGTCACGCCGTGTGTGTTTTGCGCCGTGACCGCTGTTATTGCTGATGTGCCAAATACGCCGAGTTCTTGAAAAGTCTTGAGGTCCGCTTGAATTCCAGCGCCACCGCCACTATCCGAACCCGCTATTGTCATTGCTACATTCACCATATAGAAACACGCCCTTTATTAAGATAAAAGCCGCCCCTGAAAACGACAGGAAGCGGCAACCATGAAAATAAAAGGCGCGGATGCCCACTTTCCTCCGTCGGTATAATCCGAATCAGGTTCCAAGGGTCCGCGCATACTCGCACGTCTCAGCCTATAAAAGGCACCCCTAGTGGTTATCAAACTATTCAGCTTTGACTCAACTATAACACACTTAAACGGAAATCTGAAATGGACATCGTGAAATGTTTTCGACTTTTCGGTGAAATATTGGTGTTGGCGGGTTTTATATAACTACTTACTAATCCATCACAAAGACTTTGCCAGTATCGGGAATAACCATTATTGAAATTTTTTCTGACATTGAATTTACCCCTTCAAAAAAGTAAGCCCAGTTAGTTTCAAAAGGATTCCATTCATTGTCTGGCAGGAGCGGAACGTTATACGTTTCTTCAATCGTAATATCATGATTGTTAAGCACCTTTTCCTTCGCTTGATTAAATGTCAATTCTGGTAAAGAAAAATATACGCACAACAGAAATATAAAAACATAAGTAATGTACCCCAAAATCCGCCTTTTAGCCGAAACAGTTTTTCTAGTGTCTATATTATGTTTAGAAACAATAACGTAAGATACCAAGAATGAAATTAGCACACCAAAAGGCATGACATTGTTGTAAACTTGCCAATTAACTAATTCGAGTATTATATAAATAATTAGTGAAATGATGAGTCCAGGCATGTAATCCTTCAATAAATCTCCCCTATTCAACATTGATTATGAAATATATCTTCTGGTATTCGACCTCTAAATTTAAAAACCCTTTTTCACTTTTCGTATTTCTATGGTATAGTGAAAACAAATTGAATGATTTTGCCACTAGGGGTGTCCTTTACAAGGACTGAGATGCATATGGATATGCGGACTCTTATTACCTGATCTGGTTCATACCAGCGGAGGGAAGTGGGACTGCGTATTTTCACGAACTTAATTCAAAACCGCAGGCCGCTTCCCGACTATCAGGGAGCGGCTTTTTCATTTTTAAAAATGAGTGAAGGCGGGAACAGTTTATGAATCAAACCGAAAACCTCTTAACAAAACTACGTGCAGAGCAACCACTTATTCATTGCATCACGAATATCGTAGTCGCGAATTTCCAAGCAAACGGCTTACTAGCACTCGGCGCATCACCGGTGATGGCGGATGCAATCGAAGAAGCTGCGGAAATTGCGGCAGTGTCGTCTGCGACCGTATTAAATATCGGAACGTTAAAACGAGATACCGTTGAAGCCATCATTTTGGCTGGAAAAAGCGCTGTAAAACATGGTTCTCCCGTTGTACTTGACCCAGTTGGCGTAGGGGCTACTTCTTTCAGAAAAGAAAACGTCCAACGAATATTGAACGAAGTGGACGTCACGCTTATTCGTTGTAATGCAGGAGAACTTGCGGCGATCGCGGGGGTCGATTGGCAGGCAAAAGGAGTCGATGCGGGTGATGGCGATGCCGATATCGAAGAAATTGCAAAAGAGGTTGCGCGTAAACATAATTGCCTTGTTGCCGTTTCCGGAACTATCGATATAGTGACTGATGGCCATGAAATCATGAAAATAACAGGCGG
This genomic window from Sporosarcina sp. Marseille-Q4063 contains:
- a CDS encoding HAAS domain-containing protein; this encodes MKLSKRSDEFVKNVRLYLFTSGKNEQEIVEVTGELEDHLAELESRGKSVESITAGSPVAYMESLEKEMTNDYAAWLKCVPFIGLIIVAYSVMGSAINGAFEVNIIQLIGVPAVGMVSLIIYWALFRNMAKKEWTGKKLFFTAFFAVTFVMLLFIVVALSSTFFIEPLYVASPKMNIVIAIICALIFVVGAVWLNQWIAIVVPVLLFAPQIAFNFTSINDEAKIIVSWIVSMGLITVMFAVHLLVLKKRESKFAQRS
- a CDS encoding PadR family transcriptional regulator: MASSSQMLKGVLEGCLLAVISKGETYGYEMIERLGTFGLTMVSEGSIYPVLLRMQKEGFVSTAMRPSPNGPRRKYYSLTPEGRTELESFKARWKELSTGVDLLMEREGEHHEAIKEK
- the wrbA gene encoding NAD(P)H:quinone oxidoreductase, translating into MGYLYRLFGNTSTKEMDDLSNLKTAIVYYSSGGTNYQLAQWAEEAASEAGSEVRVLKAPETAPQAAIDSNAGWKAHVEATKDVPEVTPADLEWADAIIFSVPTRFGNMPGQMKNFLDTTGGSWAQGKLANKAVSAMSSAQNPHGGQEATILSLYTTMYHWGAIVAAPGYTDPVAYAAGGNPYGTSVTVGQDGKMADDEAAIKAAVQHQAKRTVKVAKALKHLEA
- a CDS encoding alpha/beta hydrolase, which encodes MKHIFKQGSDASKPVLLLLHGTGGTEQDLLPLAEMIDPEASVLSVRGNVSENGMPRFFRRLSEGVFDEEDLIFRTKELHDFLDKAASEHGFDRSNIVAFGYSNGANIAASLLFHYDDSLKGASLHHPMVPLRGIQMPNLSEVPVFIAAGKNDPICPAAESEELDELLRGAGAKTTVHWEMNGHTLTGSEVAVAADWYRSQF
- a CDS encoding DUF3238 domain-containing protein — translated: MDNNILFEVETVTHKHDLISFTWKDVGGIYQVYRDEELLYEGTVAEFCDGNFKHAKMYNYSIERLIDDVVVDVIALQTSAFAEQRNPENPLQFLVMTTIVAKSQIALSWEEIKDVDTYEIYRNGIYMQTVKGNRYIDRDFSLDEPYTYRIHSKRPLEKSEERMSRSKSILSNVFERFNQASASSEPAMERYTVSKLIAKPRLLLVPVLKRNHRKNVDYWKFRYATFLTEEFVVNPNLLSKNHVFKGDGRDFQPESEKYRTCVNVNLDYPNHRSMTFTKDIGRTIAYDRSGRVREDGVASSDGIVLEKSEHQPGEVGFLLTHAVGNPLVTAPTVDYEVRAVFRRDGTFDMTGFHDQAPHHEIYIARGEGSEWRTIHLSRSKGLAWMSGVIAWQYWRFSNFE
- the thiE gene encoding thiamine phosphate synthase — translated: MDKSKLQLYFVMGTPNIGERDPLAVLEGALKGGITAFQLREKGEGARVGAELKELAEQCKALCEEYKVPFIVNDDVNLALEIGADGVHIGQDDGVVSEVRSKIGKDKILGVSTNSVNEALAASDAGANYVGVGPLFDTDSKEDAGPAVGTELVEEIVSHLPGLCLVGIGGITEGKASKVIHAGASGVAIISAITNGENIEETTRNIKGRITLALTGVEM
- the thiD gene encoding bifunctional hydroxymethylpyrimidine kinase/phosphomethylpyrimidine kinase, encoding MVNVAMTIAGSDSGGGAGIQADLKTFQELGVFGTSAITAVTAQNTHGVTAIQAMEPKIISAQIKAVTEDFTVKAIKTGMLFSAEIIHAVADSIRDTGIPLVVDPVMIAKGGASLLHDEAVEALKSVLLPLAAVVTPNIPEAEVLTGLTIKTDKDIEAAAGHILALGAKAVVIKGGHRQDAAFAEDVFMSKVGTKFSVRSSWVNTKDTHGTGCTYAAALSAFLANGEKLEDAVVSAKHFIHAAIEDGLTIGGGHGPTNHWAYGHRIKNEKLIEGVAIIG
- the thiM gene encoding hydroxyethylthiazole kinase, whose protein sequence is MNQTENLLTKLRAEQPLIHCITNIVVANFQANGLLALGASPVMADAIEEAAEIAAVSSATVLNIGTLKRDTVEAIILAGKSAVKHGSPVVLDPVGVGATSFRKENVQRILNEVDVTLIRCNAGELAAIAGVDWQAKGVDAGDGDADIEEIAKEVARKHNCLVAVSGTIDIVTDGHEIMKITGGHPLMTRVTGVGCLLSSVVGAFLAVAHENQMEAAATALTFYKCAGEKAAKLAVGPGDFAVHFLNALYSEEAFEE